A part of Carettochelys insculpta isolate YL-2023 chromosome 1, ASM3395843v1, whole genome shotgun sequence genomic DNA contains:
- the LOC142007582 gene encoding olfactory receptor 52E2-like, translating into MLYSNTTNFINPSTFILMGIPGQEEYHVWLSILFFTVYTIALLGNLSILVIVKMELSLHIPVYYFLCMLAFTDLVLCTSIVPKMLSIFWFNSSEIDFSACFTQMYFTICFSEIESGILVAMAFDRYWPYCQTNLIPHTYCEHLTVVKLACADIRISNYYGLFALCLVAGPDVFFITLSYTQILRTIVSLPTKDAWLKTFGTCSSHFCAMLAFYIPALFSFLTHRFGQNVPLHVHVLLANVYLLVAPMLNPIIYGAMMSVNTVLLQRVFHIVDLDLVMAAFTALLPRGS; encoded by the exons GAGGAATACCATGTCTGGCTCTCCATCCTGTTTTTCACTGTGTATACCATAGCACTGTTGGGGAACTTGTCCATCCTGGTCATTGTAAAGATGGAGCTGAGTCTCCATATTCCCGTGTACTATTTCCTCTGTATGCTGGCCTTTACTGACCTGGTCCTGTGCACATCCATTGTACccaaaatgctgagcatcttctggttcaattccagTGAGATTGATTTCAGTGCCTGCTTCACACAGATGTACTTCACTATCTGCTTCTCAGAAATAGAGTCTGGGATCTTggtggccatggcttttgatcgctac TGGCCATATTGCCAAACAAACCTCATTCCCCACACATACTGTGAGCACCTGACCGTGGTGAAGCTGGCTTGTGCTGATATCCGTATCAGTAATTACTATGGCCTCTTTGCGTTATGCTTGGTGGCTGGTCCAGATGTGTTTTTTATTACATTGTCCTACACCCAGATCCTCAGGACCATCGTCAGCCTCCCCACAAAGGATGCCTGGCTCAAGACTTTTgggacctgcagctcccacttctGTGCCATGTTGGCTTTTTACATCCCagctctcttctccttcctcacgCACCGATTTGGCCAGAATGTGCCCCTGCATGTCCATGTTCTCCTTGCCAATGTGTACCTCCTGGTGGCACccatgctaaaccccatcatctatggg gcaATGATGTCCGTCAACACAGTCCTGCTCCAGAGGGTCTTCCACATTGTAGACCTGGACCTGGTAATGGCTGCTTTTAccgccctgctgccccggggctcctga
- the LOC142002353 gene encoding olfactory receptor 52R1-like — protein MTETSFCPRVDCHLCFTMSYSNTTDFINPSTFILLGIPGLEKAHVWISIPFCTMYTTAILGNFIILFIVTIEPSLHGPMYYFLCMLAINDLILSTTILPKMLSIFWFNSREIDFGACLTQMYFLHCFSSVESGIFMAMALDRYVAICHPLRHSTILTNSIVAKIGLAVVFRGGILMLPHPFLARQWPYCKTNIIPHSYCQHISVVKLACTDISVSNYYSLSVALVVTGLDVFFITMSYIQILRAIFNLPTKDARLKTFGTCISHVCVILVTYIPALFSYLTERFGQNVSLYFHIIIANVYMLVPPMLNPIIYGVRTKQIRERLLQLFTHKGT, from the coding sequence ATGACGGAGACATCATTTTGCCCCAGAGTTGATTGCCATCTCTGCTTCACCATGTCATATTCCAATACAACTGACTTCATCAACCCCTCCACCTTTATACTGCTGGGAATTCCTGGCCTGGAGAAAgcccatgtctggatctccatccccttttgTACCATGTACACCACAGCCATCTTGGGGAACTTCATCATCTTGTTCATTGTGACGATAGAGCCAAGTCTCCATgggcccatgtactatttcctctgcatgctggctaTTAACGACCTCATTTTGTCCACAACAATCCTGCccaaaatgctgagcatcttctggttcaattccagggagATTGATTTtggtgcctgcctcacccagatgtactTCCTTCACTGCTTCTCATCGGTGGAGTCTGGGATTTTCATGGCCATGGCCTTGgatcgctatgtggccatctgccatcccctgagacattccaccatcctgacaaaCTCCATCGTGGCCAAAATTGGCCTGGCTGTGGTGTTTCGTGGTGGCATACTTATGCTTCCACATCCTTTCCTAGCGAGGCAGTGGCCATATTGCAAAACCAACATCATTCCTCACTCATACTGCCAGCATATTTCTGTAGTGAAACTGGCCTGCACCGATATCAGTGTCAGTAATTACTACAGTCTCTCTGTGGCGCTTGTGGTGACTGGTCTAGATGTGTTTTTCATCACTATGTCATACAtccagatcctcagggccatTTTCAACCTGCCAACAAAGGACGCCCGGCTCAAGACTTTTGGGACCTGCATATCCCACGTCTGTGTCATTTTAGTCACATACATCCCAGCGCTCTTCTCCTACCTTACAGAACGATTCGGCCAAAATGTTTCCTTGTATTTCCACATCATCATTGCCAATGTGTACATGCTGGTGCCCCccatgctaaaccccatcatctatggaGTGAGGACCAAACAGATCCGGGAGAGGTTACTCCAGCTCTTTACTCATAAAGGGACCTAA